A window from Streptomyces subrutilus encodes these proteins:
- the fxsT gene encoding FxSxx-COOH system tetratricopeptide repeat protein produces MTTGSRQDRDEAAQHQGHQHQHPHQHQPVQAQGHGQSPGQGPGQLPPQRFVISFAGFNRPWAVWIAHRLEEHGHRVALQRWDPQSTGLVPALDDLARSGSRVLLVLSERYFSAGTHTDEEWNTALRTVTDDHPDRFAAVCLTDAPLPSAVAVLEKTDLWGLDAYEAEYRVLRRLELPTDRIGTETGRRGPRFPNDPPEIWGRVPRRNPRFTGRNDVIGTLRAALTEAPPGASTVTLLGLSGVGKTQLATEYAYRFASEYDVVWWVPAEDRPTLRERLADLAPALGLPRGAGSYGEQIRAVLEALRRGNPYHRWLLVFDGCDNPDDLTDLLPSGAGDVIITSRNREWAARHTSLVEVPLYARPESVTFIRRRALRLTAEEADQLAEALEDYPLALDQTAGWLADSPLTVGDYLALLQSRLDSRDAVTVSDDYPLPFPTALAILLNNVRENFPDALALLRLFVFFAPGPVPLRLLSEFPVDDVPEQLAGLINDRIRWNAALNKLVQFSVVRLEYSDLPVEEGGGGLETVQLHRMVHGIVRANLSRDEAEPLARAVRQVLAAADPGRPSDARLWPRYAELVPHLDPAGVLTSSNPRIQTFLLHCLRYLILAGEYRTCLRLCEETDRSWRALLGEDHAKVRELSYPYGGALRNLGLFRRAETLTRAVADRLTEERGERDLETLRASSAYGGVLLCIAAFEPARAIFEHVLATYRELLGEDDSTTLDAQNNLAATYRLLGRYQEAYDLDLDTLRRRERVLKSLHISTLASGIACAMGLRLTGRYREAQTRQEQGARLNAQVLGAGHPQTLRAEHNLGLCLRRSGDIPGAGLRLRTVWERATRVFGVDYPWTLMVASDYATYLREYGDIGEARRISEDVVRGYRSQLGPDHPYSIGTVGNLGLVLRAQGERAEALDLAERALTGMRGALGDRHPWTLGCALNATGHRNITGRLEDALDLSRETLRTAERVLGPDHPMTLSAQIALAADLRSVREDVEAGKHEEAGIRGLARTLGAQHVHTVSAKQRTRPYWDFEPQP; encoded by the coding sequence ATGACCACCGGTAGCCGACAGGACCGCGACGAGGCGGCCCAGCACCAGGGCCACCAGCACCAACACCCGCACCAGCACCAGCCGGTCCAGGCCCAGGGCCACGGCCAGAGTCCGGGCCAGGGCCCCGGCCAGCTCCCGCCGCAGCGCTTCGTCATCAGCTTCGCCGGATTCAACCGCCCCTGGGCCGTGTGGATCGCCCACCGGCTGGAGGAGCACGGCCACCGCGTCGCCCTCCAGCGCTGGGACCCGCAGAGCACCGGACTGGTGCCCGCCCTCGACGACCTCGCCCGCTCCGGCAGCCGGGTCCTCCTCGTCCTCAGCGAGCGCTACTTCTCCGCCGGCACCCACACCGACGAGGAGTGGAACACGGCGCTGCGCACCGTCACCGACGACCACCCCGACCGGTTCGCCGCCGTCTGCCTCACCGACGCCCCGCTGCCCAGCGCCGTCGCCGTCCTGGAGAAGACCGACCTGTGGGGCCTCGACGCGTACGAGGCCGAATACCGCGTGCTGCGCCGCCTGGAACTGCCCACCGACCGGATCGGCACCGAGACCGGCCGCCGCGGCCCCCGCTTCCCCAACGACCCGCCCGAGATCTGGGGCCGCGTCCCGCGCCGCAACCCCCGCTTCACCGGCCGCAACGACGTCATCGGCACCCTGCGCGCCGCCCTCACCGAAGCCCCGCCCGGAGCCTCCACCGTCACCCTCCTCGGGCTGTCCGGCGTCGGCAAGACCCAGCTCGCCACCGAGTACGCCTACCGCTTCGCCTCCGAGTACGACGTCGTCTGGTGGGTCCCCGCCGAGGACCGGCCGACCCTCCGCGAACGCCTCGCCGACCTGGCCCCCGCCCTCGGCCTGCCGCGCGGCGCCGGCAGCTACGGCGAGCAGATCCGGGCCGTCCTCGAAGCCCTGCGGCGCGGGAACCCGTACCACCGCTGGCTGCTGGTCTTCGACGGCTGCGACAACCCCGACGACCTCACCGACCTGCTGCCCTCGGGCGCGGGCGACGTCATCATCACCTCCCGCAACCGGGAGTGGGCCGCCCGCCACACCAGCCTCGTCGAAGTGCCCCTCTACGCCCGCCCCGAGTCCGTCACCTTCATCCGGCGCCGGGCCCTGCGGCTCACCGCCGAGGAGGCCGACCAGCTCGCCGAGGCCCTGGAGGACTACCCGCTCGCCCTCGACCAGACCGCCGGCTGGCTCGCCGACTCCCCGCTGACGGTCGGCGACTACCTGGCCCTGCTCCAGAGCCGCCTCGACTCCCGCGACGCCGTCACCGTCTCCGACGACTACCCGCTGCCCTTCCCCACCGCGCTGGCCATACTGCTCAACAACGTCCGGGAGAACTTCCCCGACGCCCTCGCCCTGCTGCGGCTGTTCGTGTTCTTCGCCCCCGGGCCGGTGCCGCTGCGGCTGCTGAGCGAGTTCCCCGTCGACGACGTGCCCGAGCAGCTCGCCGGGCTCATCAACGACCGGATCAGGTGGAACGCCGCCCTCAACAAGCTCGTCCAGTTCTCCGTCGTCCGCCTGGAGTACTCCGACCTGCCCGTGGAGGAGGGCGGCGGCGGGCTGGAGACCGTCCAGCTGCACCGCATGGTCCACGGCATCGTCCGCGCCAACCTCTCCCGGGATGAGGCCGAACCGCTGGCCCGCGCCGTCCGCCAGGTCCTCGCCGCCGCCGACCCGGGACGCCCCTCCGACGCGCGGCTGTGGCCCCGCTACGCCGAACTCGTCCCCCACCTCGACCCCGCCGGCGTTCTGACCAGCAGCAACCCGCGCATCCAGACGTTCCTGCTGCACTGCCTGCGCTACCTGATCCTCGCCGGCGAGTACCGCACCTGCCTGCGGCTGTGCGAGGAGACCGACCGGTCCTGGCGGGCCCTGCTGGGCGAGGACCACGCGAAGGTCCGCGAGCTCAGCTACCCGTACGGCGGGGCCCTGCGCAACCTCGGGCTGTTCCGCCGCGCCGAGACCCTCACCCGGGCCGTCGCCGACCGGCTCACCGAGGAGCGCGGCGAACGCGACCTGGAGACCCTGCGCGCGAGCAGCGCCTACGGCGGCGTCCTGCTGTGCATCGCCGCGTTCGAGCCCGCCCGCGCGATCTTCGAGCACGTCCTGGCCACCTACCGCGAACTCCTCGGCGAGGACGACTCCACCACCCTCGACGCCCAGAACAACCTCGCCGCCACCTACCGCCTGCTGGGCCGCTACCAGGAGGCCTACGACCTCGACCTGGACACCCTGCGCCGGCGCGAGCGCGTCCTGAAGTCCCTGCACATCTCCACCCTCGCCTCCGGCATCGCCTGCGCCATGGGGCTGCGGCTGACGGGCCGCTACCGGGAGGCCCAGACCCGCCAGGAGCAGGGCGCCCGGCTCAACGCCCAGGTCCTGGGGGCCGGCCATCCGCAGACACTGCGCGCCGAACACAACCTCGGGCTGTGCCTGCGCCGTTCCGGGGACATCCCGGGAGCCGGGCTGCGGCTGCGGACCGTGTGGGAGCGGGCCACCCGCGTCTTCGGGGTGGACTACCCGTGGACCCTGATGGTCGCCTCCGACTACGCCACCTACCTGCGCGAGTACGGGGACATCGGCGAGGCCCGCCGGATCTCCGAGGACGTGGTCCGCGGCTACCGGTCGCAGCTGGGCCCCGACCACCCGTACAGCATCGGCACCGTCGGCAACCTCGGCCTGGTGCTCCGCGCGCAGGGCGAGCGCGCCGAGGCCCTGGACCTGGCCGAGCGGGCACTGACCGGGATGCGGGGGGCGCTCGGGGACCGCCACCCCTGGACGCTGGGCTGCGCCCTGAACGCCACCGGGCACCGCAACATCACCGGACGGCTGGAGGACGCGCTCGACCTCAGCCGCGAGACGCTGCGGACCGCCGAACGGGTGCTCGGCCCGGACCACCCGATGACGCTGAGCGCACAGATCGCCCTGGCCGCGGACCTGCGGTCGGTACGGGAGGACGTGGAGGCCGGCAAGCACGAGGAGGCCGGCATCCGGGGCCTGGCCCGCACGCTCGGGGCACAGCACGTCCACACGGTCTCGGCGAAGCAGCGGACCCGGCCCTACTGGGACTTCGAACCCCAGCCGTAG
- a CDS encoding aKG-HExxH-type peptide beta-hydroxylase: MTGPRDPVPAPDRPAPGRARPPAPGEPRDPLAPFAVPSRTLRALASTEPSADGTRLVRDIRRSKRLVLLRAILDAAPGGPAGEAADHWSLLEEAERKDPSAVRDVLHYPATGVWAEETLRRLHAPYGPAPDLDHLGALAAAAALRAGIDFATTLRPRHGRLLLPTLGLLRPPHPGPVTLTAGSWDPDDPAALPLHALPGGGTSLDDLDPYRAPDGAHPAPVRPARRLTPKGHKRWDTQWSGALTLLERYDTQRAGETVQLLRSVVPLAGGSRSSGATLPAAAGSVLARTQPPPALAATLVHEVQHGKLAALADVLTLHTADRTPRHWAPWRTDPRPLDGLLHGAYAHLALAGYWQRAALYGARGAWAQHARIRAQVAAVLPVLREHPHLTPPGREFVEAMHGAERAMDDLPPPADQHATARRAVERERRSWCEAHPELAPFTRVRDTARGPDAPENRDAGQG; this comes from the coding sequence GTGACCGGCCCCCGCGACCCCGTCCCGGCACCCGACCGCCCCGCCCCCGGCCGTGCCCGCCCGCCCGCGCCCGGCGAACCCCGCGACCCGCTCGCGCCCTTCGCCGTCCCCTCCCGCACCCTGCGCGCGCTCGCCTCCACCGAGCCCTCCGCCGACGGCACCCGCCTGGTCCGCGACATACGCCGCTCCAAGCGGCTGGTGCTGCTCCGGGCGATCCTCGACGCCGCCCCCGGCGGACCGGCCGGGGAGGCCGCAGACCACTGGTCCCTGCTGGAGGAGGCCGAGCGCAAGGACCCGTCCGCCGTACGCGACGTACTGCACTACCCCGCCACCGGAGTCTGGGCCGAGGAGACCCTGCGCCGCCTGCACGCCCCGTACGGGCCGGCGCCCGACCTCGACCACCTCGGGGCCCTCGCCGCAGCCGCGGCCCTGCGCGCCGGGATCGACTTCGCCACCACCCTGCGCCCCCGGCACGGCCGCCTCCTCCTGCCCACCCTCGGCCTGCTGCGTCCGCCCCACCCCGGCCCGGTCACCCTCACCGCGGGCTCCTGGGACCCCGACGACCCGGCCGCCCTCCCCCTGCACGCCCTGCCCGGCGGCGGCACCTCCCTCGACGACCTCGATCCCTACCGGGCGCCCGACGGCGCCCACCCGGCGCCGGTCCGCCCGGCCCGCCGGCTCACCCCCAAGGGACACAAGCGCTGGGACACCCAGTGGTCCGGCGCCCTCACCCTCCTGGAGCGGTACGACACCCAGCGCGCGGGCGAAACCGTCCAGCTCCTGCGCTCCGTCGTGCCGCTGGCCGGCGGCTCCCGCTCCAGCGGCGCCACCCTGCCCGCGGCCGCCGGCTCCGTGCTCGCCCGGACGCAGCCCCCGCCCGCGCTCGCCGCCACCCTCGTCCACGAGGTCCAGCACGGCAAGCTCGCCGCCCTCGCCGACGTACTGACCCTGCACACCGCCGACCGCACCCCCCGCCACTGGGCCCCCTGGCGGACCGACCCCCGCCCCCTCGACGGGCTGCTGCACGGCGCCTACGCCCACCTGGCCCTGGCCGGGTACTGGCAGCGCGCCGCCCTCTACGGGGCCCGGGGCGCCTGGGCCCAGCACGCCCGCATCCGCGCCCAGGTGGCCGCCGTCCTGCCCGTCCTGCGCGAGCATCCGCACCTCACCCCTCCCGGCCGGGAGTTCGTCGAGGCGATGCACGGCGCCGAGCGCGCCATGGACGACCTGCCGCCCCCGGCCGACCAGCACGCCACCGCCCGCCGCGCCGTCGAGCGCGAGCGCCGCTCCTGGTGCGAGGCGCACCCCGAACTCGCCCCGTTCACCCGGGTCCGGGACACGGCGCGGGGACCGGACGCACCCGAGAACCGCGACGCCGGACAGGGCTGA
- a CDS encoding FxsB family cyclophane-forming radical SAM/SPASM peptide maturase produces the protein MRQAITGGDALLPARSGRVLRAHHARHAPWPYARLDVPALRAAGHRPHPIRQFVLKTRSRCNLACTYCYVYEMADQGWRDQPVTMTPATIARAADRIAEHAAAHDLPRVDLVLHGGEPLLTAPARLAGPVDAVRAAVARSSPRTRVTAAVQTNGTLLTRGRLAALADAGIRVGVSLDGGLPVHNDRRVDRSGRPGFAAAARGLRLLARHPDSFAGVLCVIDLDQDPVETYESLLAFAPPRLGLLLPLANRSSPPPGHRADRPGRAPYADWLLAVFERWWHDGERRTGIRMFEEIIALLLGLPAATETLGLAPATTAVIETDGTIEQADSLKSAYEGAAATGMTLAAHSFDDLLDHPGFAARQLGREALAAGCRACELVEVCGGGHYPHRYLAGEGFRQPSVYCADLQVLIRHIAAALHTAAAAPPPPGPGPAAPPAIGPPGARPGGTRRAAAP, from the coding sequence ATGAGGCAAGCGATCACGGGCGGCGACGCCCTGCTGCCCGCGCGCTCCGGCCGGGTCCTGCGGGCGCACCACGCCCGCCACGCGCCGTGGCCCTACGCCCGTCTCGACGTACCCGCCCTGCGGGCGGCCGGCCACCGGCCCCACCCGATACGGCAGTTCGTGCTCAAGACGCGCAGCCGCTGCAACCTCGCCTGCACCTACTGCTACGTCTACGAGATGGCCGACCAGGGCTGGCGCGACCAGCCCGTCACCATGACCCCGGCCACCATCGCCCGCGCCGCCGACCGGATAGCCGAGCACGCCGCCGCCCACGACCTGCCCCGCGTGGACCTCGTGCTGCACGGCGGCGAGCCCCTGCTCACCGCGCCCGCCCGGCTGGCCGGGCCCGTGGACGCCGTACGGGCCGCCGTCGCCCGCAGCTCCCCGCGCACCCGCGTCACGGCCGCCGTGCAGACCAACGGCACCCTCCTCACCCGAGGCCGCCTCGCCGCCCTGGCGGACGCGGGCATCCGGGTCGGCGTCAGCCTCGACGGAGGACTGCCCGTGCACAACGACCGCCGCGTGGACCGCTCCGGGCGCCCCGGGTTCGCCGCCGCGGCCCGCGGGCTGCGGCTCCTGGCCCGGCACCCGGACAGCTTCGCCGGGGTCCTGTGCGTCATCGACCTCGACCAGGACCCGGTGGAGACGTACGAGTCCCTGCTCGCCTTCGCCCCGCCCCGCCTCGGGCTGCTCCTGCCGCTCGCCAACCGCAGCTCCCCGCCCCCCGGCCACCGCGCGGACCGCCCCGGCCGGGCCCCGTACGCGGACTGGCTGCTGGCCGTGTTCGAACGCTGGTGGCACGACGGGGAGCGGCGCACCGGGATCAGGATGTTCGAGGAGATCATCGCCCTGCTGCTCGGCCTGCCCGCCGCCACCGAGACCCTCGGGCTCGCGCCCGCCACCACCGCCGTCATAGAGACCGACGGCACCATCGAACAGGCCGACTCGCTGAAATCCGCCTACGAGGGCGCCGCCGCCACCGGGATGACGCTGGCCGCGCACAGCTTCGACGACCTCCTCGACCACCCCGGGTTCGCCGCCCGCCAGCTCGGCCGGGAAGCGCTCGCCGCCGGCTGCCGGGCCTGCGAGCTGGTGGAGGTGTGCGGCGGCGGGCACTACCCGCACCGCTACCTCGCCGGCGAGGGCTTCCGCCAGCCCTCCGTCTACTGCGCCGACCTCCAGGTCCTGATCCGCCACATCGCCGCCGCCCTCCACACGGCGGCCGCCGCCCCGCCGCCCCCGGGACCCGGCCCCGCGGCCCCGCCCGCCATCGGGCCTCCCGGGGCGCGCCCGGGCGGCACCCGCCGGGCGGCCGCCCCGTGA
- the fxsA gene encoding FxSxx-COOH cyclophane-containing RiPP peptide: MVTQRQELSATRACPRRLPDLSGLDLAALRGIDHPVLAEVIEGMVDRVTHPAEILNAFDSGVA; encoded by the coding sequence ATGGTGACGCAACGTCAGGAACTGTCCGCGACCCGTGCGTGCCCCCGGCGGCTGCCGGACCTCTCGGGGCTCGACCTGGCCGCATTGCGGGGGATCGACCATCCCGTGCTCGCCGAGGTGATCGAGGGCATGGTGGACCGGGTCACCCATCCCGCCGAGATCCTGAACGCCTTCGACTCCGGGGTCGCCTGA
- a CDS encoding SAV_2336 N-terminal domain-related protein: MPPTDAPPPGGPRAVPSETPSEVPVGAPADAPPGAPGSDEPGLRRLVALLRAAGLDPSAGEVADALWLAARTGGRAPAGTVPREAAPPASATGGRRTGAGEAAAGAAGPREEPERPVAEDAVTLYAPGARAAAGDGTEAEVPVEAAVRVRVPGAAALPRILEIQRALRALQRHRPAARPARTVLDEQATAEASARTLGPVVPVFRPDGRREATVRLVMDASPSMAVWQDMFEELRSVCERLGAFRDVRVCYLHRLADGGAALGRGPVPDAGLRSADQLRDPTGRALTMVVSDCAGPLWREGAAQRLLHRWAECTPCVVVQPLPQRLWSRSWLPTERGTLSRAGDDGRRLTFRPDRPPLPGRPAGGLAVPVLPPSATALGAWARLVAGLGTGRVPAEVGRVLAGHPAAPAPPPRAVRPPRELVGRFRSSAAPRAVQLAVYLSAAPLTLPVMRLVQRTMLPDSEPSDLAEVLLSGLLRRSAAGRAGEWYEFVPGVQDVLLGPLGRDEAALVLKHCSEYVLAHFGRGVRNFPALAVSQLTGAPVTEPDPGPGPSGTGTGGGGGEGEAGGMPAGALAQAFAQVSAKVVRRYLPGPPGPPGAVLAEGPPGPGRARAVRAARERLAGGDGEARAVYEAVAVLRRAVALPPGPGDPPEEAETELAGALLRLWSVQRDPELLAEAERSVTGLRTAPARAVLGRVLYERALAGARPDAELLAAADREFAAAGASAGGGEAGPAGELRRDCAVRRAEALMRLSELRDDPGPLREARAALELLTGPAPALPSASRTAPSPAPGAGGDAGDGHGAGGGPGPDGAGAEEDGSGDGSGPGDGAVDEPGGGADENAGGRPGSGGGVRYFGPELASGRVLLALSGRTPEPAGRAALAGEAAARLGWALRAPETAAGRGERGDRRRARVRVELAGALRYLPARLEEAAGQLAAALAEGGGDAELRVAALVCLARVHRARYARDADPVALEDAAEAYGRARRLIPRDAEAFGELLPEWGDVLLDRARAADGRRFTGTAVRVLRESRSAVAQSDPRTARRLVRLAAGLRLRHAYEGDPVDLREAEYLLELAVRHSRSPLERARAWRDHGDVQQKIHGHTRAVERLDRAADSYRRAWRAALEAAAGEDRDTAVPLAARVQELRGAVLERLARPRAALDAYRAALELWQRAGEDAGGPRPEAVRARIHALEALL; this comes from the coding sequence GTGCCACCCACCGACGCACCGCCGCCCGGCGGTCCTCGCGCCGTTCCGTCCGAGACGCCGTCCGAGGTCCCGGTCGGCGCACCGGCCGACGCCCCGCCCGGAGCACCGGGGTCCGACGAGCCGGGCCTGCGGCGGTTGGTGGCCCTGTTGCGGGCCGCCGGGCTCGATCCGTCCGCCGGGGAGGTCGCCGACGCCCTGTGGCTGGCCGCCCGCACCGGCGGCCGGGCCCCGGCCGGGACCGTACCGCGGGAGGCGGCGCCGCCGGCGTCCGCGACCGGCGGGCGGCGGACGGGCGCGGGGGAGGCGGCGGCCGGGGCGGCGGGGCCGCGGGAGGAGCCGGAGCGGCCGGTCGCCGAGGACGCGGTCACCCTGTACGCGCCGGGTGCGCGGGCCGCCGCCGGGGACGGGACGGAAGCGGAGGTCCCGGTCGAGGCCGCGGTACGGGTCCGGGTGCCCGGGGCGGCCGCGCTGCCCCGCATCCTGGAGATCCAGCGGGCCCTGCGCGCCCTCCAGCGGCACCGGCCGGCCGCACGGCCCGCGCGGACGGTGCTCGACGAGCAGGCCACGGCCGAGGCCAGCGCCCGGACCCTGGGCCCGGTCGTGCCGGTGTTCCGGCCGGACGGCCGGCGCGAGGCGACCGTCCGGCTGGTGATGGACGCGTCGCCGTCGATGGCGGTGTGGCAGGACATGTTCGAGGAACTGCGCTCCGTCTGCGAGCGCCTGGGCGCCTTCCGAGACGTACGGGTCTGCTACCTGCACCGGCTCGCGGACGGCGGGGCGGCGCTCGGCCGCGGCCCGGTCCCCGACGCGGGCCTGCGCTCGGCCGACCAGCTCCGCGACCCCACCGGGCGGGCCCTGACCATGGTGGTCTCCGACTGCGCCGGGCCGCTGTGGCGCGAGGGCGCGGCGCAGCGGCTGCTGCACCGGTGGGCCGAGTGCACGCCGTGCGTGGTCGTGCAGCCGCTCCCGCAGCGGCTGTGGAGCCGCAGCTGGCTGCCGACCGAGCGGGGCACCCTGTCCCGCGCCGGGGACGACGGCCGGCGGCTGACGTTCCGGCCGGACCGTCCGCCGCTGCCGGGGCGGCCCGCGGGCGGGCTGGCCGTACCCGTGCTGCCGCCGAGCGCGACCGCGCTCGGGGCGTGGGCGCGGCTCGTCGCCGGACTGGGCACCGGGCGGGTGCCGGCCGAGGTGGGCCGGGTGCTGGCCGGCCACCCGGCCGCGCCGGCGCCGCCGCCGAGGGCGGTGCGGCCGCCGCGCGAACTGGTGGGACGCTTCCGCTCCTCGGCCGCGCCCCGGGCCGTACAGCTGGCGGTGTACCTCTCGGCGGCGCCGCTGACGCTGCCCGTCATGCGGCTGGTGCAGCGCACGATGCTGCCCGACTCGGAGCCGTCCGACCTGGCGGAGGTGCTGCTGAGCGGGCTGCTGCGGCGCTCCGCGGCGGGCCGGGCGGGGGAGTGGTACGAGTTCGTGCCGGGGGTACAGGACGTGCTGCTGGGGCCACTGGGGCGGGACGAGGCGGCGCTGGTGCTGAAGCACTGTTCGGAGTACGTGCTGGCCCACTTCGGGCGGGGCGTAAGGAACTTCCCCGCGCTGGCGGTGTCCCAGCTGACGGGGGCGCCCGTGACGGAGCCGGACCCGGGGCCGGGCCCGTCGGGTACGGGTACGGGCGGCGGTGGCGGTGAGGGCGAGGCGGGCGGGATGCCGGCGGGGGCGCTCGCGCAGGCCTTCGCGCAGGTGTCGGCCAAGGTCGTGCGGCGGTACCTGCCCGGACCGCCCGGTCCCCCCGGGGCGGTGCTCGCGGAGGGACCGCCGGGGCCGGGGCGGGCCCGGGCCGTGCGGGCGGCCCGGGAGCGGCTCGCGGGCGGGGACGGGGAGGCCAGGGCGGTGTACGAGGCGGTGGCCGTGCTCCGGCGGGCGGTGGCCCTGCCCCCGGGGCCCGGCGACCCGCCGGAGGAGGCGGAGACCGAGCTGGCCGGGGCGCTGCTGCGACTGTGGTCGGTCCAGCGCGACCCGGAACTGCTGGCCGAGGCGGAGCGGTCCGTGACGGGGCTGCGGACGGCGCCGGCCCGGGCCGTGCTGGGCCGGGTGCTGTACGAACGGGCCCTGGCGGGCGCACGGCCCGACGCGGAGCTGCTGGCGGCGGCGGACCGGGAGTTCGCGGCGGCCGGCGCCTCGGCGGGCGGGGGTGAGGCGGGTCCGGCGGGGGAGCTGCGGCGGGACTGCGCGGTGCGGCGCGCGGAGGCCCTGATGCGGCTGTCCGAACTGCGCGACGACCCGGGCCCGCTGCGCGAGGCCCGAGCCGCCCTGGAACTCCTGACGGGCCCGGCCCCGGCCCTGCCGTCGGCCTCGCGTACGGCCCCGAGCCCGGCCCCCGGCGCGGGCGGGGACGCCGGTGACGGCCATGGCGCGGGCGGCGGGCCCGGGCCGGACGGGGCGGGGGCCGAGGAGGACGGGTCCGGCGACGGCTCGGGCCCCGGTGACGGAGCGGTGGACGAACCGGGCGGCGGAGCGGACGAGAACGCGGGCGGGCGGCCCGGTTCGGGTGGCGGGGTGCGGTACTTCGGGCCGGAGCTGGCCTCGGGGCGGGTCCTGCTGGCGCTGTCGGGCCGCACGCCGGAGCCGGCCGGGCGGGCCGCCCTGGCCGGGGAGGCCGCCGCCCGGCTCGGCTGGGCGCTGCGGGCCCCGGAGACCGCGGCCGGGCGGGGCGAACGGGGCGACCGGCGGCGGGCCAGGGTGCGGGTGGAGCTGGCCGGGGCGCTGCGGTACCTGCCCGCGCGGCTGGAGGAGGCCGCCGGGCAGCTGGCCGCCGCCCTCGCGGAGGGCGGCGGGGACGCGGAGCTGCGGGTCGCCGCCCTGGTGTGCCTGGCCCGCGTGCACCGGGCCCGCTACGCCCGGGACGCCGACCCGGTGGCGCTGGAGGACGCGGCCGAGGCCTACGGCCGCGCCCGGAGGCTGATCCCCCGGGACGCCGAGGCCTTCGGGGAGCTGCTGCCGGAGTGGGGCGACGTGCTCCTGGACCGGGCCCGGGCGGCGGACGGGCGCCGGTTCACGGGGACCGCCGTACGGGTGCTGCGCGAGAGCCGCTCGGCGGTCGCGCAGTCGGACCCGAGGACGGCGCGGCGGCTGGTACGGCTGGCCGCCGGGCTGCGGCTGCGGCACGCGTACGAGGGGGACCCGGTGGACCTGCGGGAGGCGGAGTACCTGCTGGAGCTCGCCGTCCGGCACAGCCGGAGCCCCCTGGAGCGGGCGCGGGCGTGGCGGGACCACGGCGACGTGCAGCAGAAGATCCACGGACACACCCGGGCGGTGGAGCGGCTCGACCGGGCGGCCGACTCCTACCGGCGGGCGTGGCGGGCGGCGTTGGAGGCCGCTGCGGGCGAGGACCGGGACACGGCCGTCCCCCTCGCGGCCCGCGTACAGGAACTGCGCGGGGCGGTGCTGGAACGCCTGGCACGGCCCCGGGCGGCGCTGGACGCCTACCGGGCCGCGCTGGAGCTGTGGCAACGGGCCGGTGAGGACGCCGGCGGCCCCCGCCCGGAAGCGGTACGGGCCAGGATCCACGCCTTGGAGGCGCTCCTGTAG
- a CDS encoding AAA family ATPase, whose amino-acid sequence MNDEWLIYRGVGEPHDGIDALPDPPPWRDFDGGPVGDAGGTGTGGAAGGAALAADGNIARRLGAHRQAAELHRPEPEELEAVNAALYLRRPLLVTGFPGTGKSTLAHAVAHELKLGRVLRWPVVSRTVLQDGLYRYDAIARLQDVQLAASGAAGSGGGAGGVGAGGTGGAGGVPGIGKYIRLGPLGTALLPSERPRVLLIDELDKSDIDLPNDLLNVLEEGEFTLPELERVADTEPEVRVLTDDGAKAVVRDGRVRCRAFPFIVLTSNGERDFPAALLRRCIQLKLGQPGEKRLATMVRAHLGEEAARLGADLIREFLTRSQSELVAADQLLNAIYLTHHASPPTREDLADLLIQRLDRPR is encoded by the coding sequence GTGAACGACGAATGGCTCATCTACCGAGGTGTCGGGGAGCCCCACGACGGGATCGACGCCCTGCCCGACCCCCCGCCCTGGCGGGACTTCGACGGCGGCCCGGTCGGGGACGCGGGCGGGACGGGTACGGGCGGGGCGGCGGGCGGGGCGGCCCTCGCGGCCGACGGGAACATCGCCCGGCGGCTCGGCGCGCACCGGCAGGCCGCCGAGCTGCACCGGCCCGAGCCCGAGGAACTGGAGGCGGTCAACGCGGCGTTGTACCTGCGGCGGCCGCTGCTGGTCACCGGCTTCCCGGGCACCGGGAAGTCCACCCTGGCGCACGCCGTCGCCCACGAGCTGAAACTGGGGCGGGTGCTGCGCTGGCCGGTGGTCTCGCGGACGGTCCTCCAGGACGGGCTGTACCGGTACGACGCCATCGCCCGGCTCCAGGACGTGCAACTGGCGGCGAGCGGGGCCGCCGGGAGCGGTGGCGGGGCCGGGGGCGTCGGCGCGGGTGGTACCGGTGGTGCGGGCGGTGTGCCCGGGATCGGGAAGTACATCCGGCTCGGGCCCCTGGGGACGGCGCTGCTGCCCTCCGAGCGGCCGCGCGTGCTGCTGATCGACGAGCTCGACAAGAGCGACATCGACCTGCCGAACGACCTGCTGAACGTCCTGGAGGAAGGGGAGTTCACCCTTCCCGAACTGGAGCGGGTGGCCGACACCGAGCCCGAGGTGCGGGTGCTGACCGACGACGGCGCCAAGGCGGTGGTCCGCGACGGACGGGTGCGCTGCCGGGCCTTCCCGTTCATCGTCCTGACCAGCAACGGCGAACGGGACTTCCCGGCCGCCCTGCTGCGCCGCTGCATCCAGCTCAAGCTGGGGCAGCCGGGCGAGAAGCGGCTCGCCACCATGGTCCGCGCCCATCTCGGCGAGGAGGCCGCGCGGCTGGGGGCCGACCTGATCCGCGAGTTCCTCACCCGGTCCCAGTCCGAACTGGTCGCCGCGGACCAGCTGCTCAACGCGATCTACCTGACCCACCACGCCTCGCCGCCCACCCGCGAGGACCTGGCCGACCTGCTGATCCAGCGCCTCGACCGCCCGAGGTGA